The following proteins come from a genomic window of Clupea harengus chromosome 22, Ch_v2.0.2, whole genome shotgun sequence:
- the LOC105903933 gene encoding thioredoxin-like, with translation MITIIEDQDGFDKALADAGEKLVVVDFTATWCGPCQSIAPFFKSLSEQYTNVVFLKVDVDDAADVASSCEIKCMPTFHFYKSGKKVEEFSGSNQAKLEELVNTHK, from the exons ATGATCACCATAATTGAAGATCAG GATGGCTTTGACAAGGCATTGGCTGATGCAGGAGAAaaacttgttgttgttgatttcaCAGCAACGTGGTGCGGGCCCTGTCAGAGCATTGCACCTTTTTTCAAA TCTCTGTCTGAACAGTACACAAATGTGGTCTTCTTGAAAGTCGATGTGGATGATGCAGCG GATGTGGCGTCGTCCTGTGAGATTAAGTGTATGCCAACATTCCACTTCTATAAGAGTGGGAAGAAG gTTGAAGAATTCTCCGGAAGCAACCAGGCCAAACTGGAGGAGCTGGTCAATACTCACAAATGA